A genomic region of Bradyrhizobium sp. ORS 278 contains the following coding sequences:
- a CDS encoding Lin0512 family protein, whose protein sequence is MARIRCITEMGMGVDVHGRDATKAAKRAVSDAIRHSSLGFFRMVGKTPQDMLVDVTIGVPYPEAVDTAAVAKELPYGTVTVTAVKGGLEIPAEAGSDAIIIANAAVLVHLDDGK, encoded by the coding sequence ATGGCGCGCATTCGCTGTATCACCGAGATGGGCATGGGAGTCGACGTCCATGGCCGCGATGCCACCAAGGCCGCGAAGCGCGCGGTGTCGGATGCGATCCGCCATTCCAGCCTCGGCTTCTTCCGCATGGTCGGCAAGACGCCGCAGGACATGCTGGTCGACGTCACCATCGGCGTGCCGTATCCGGAGGCCGTCGACACGGCGGCGGTCGCCAAGGAGCTGCCCTATGGCACGGTGACCGTCACCGCCGTGAAGGGCGGGCTGGAAATTCCGGCGGAGGCTGGCAGCGATGCGATCATCATCGCCAATGCCGCAGTGCTGGTGCATCTCGACGACGGCAAATAG
- a CDS encoding helix-turn-helix domain-containing protein: MTDTAISAPAEGPHSQLGQCLKAARQARGLTLKQVAEKTGMALSTLSKVENGLMSLTYDKLLQLTSGLQMDIAELFSPAAPRPEPGRPVTARRSVSRAGQGQIVSTKFYTYTYQCTDLIGKRMVPMITEVRARTLDEFGPLLRHSGEEYFLVTRGTIAVHTEFYAPEILHEGDGIYLDSTMGHAYLNAGEAASAQGVCLCTSEQADLFEQLHRIAKRDAVE, from the coding sequence GTGACCGATACCGCCATCAGCGCGCCCGCCGAAGGTCCTCATTCCCAGCTCGGCCAGTGCCTGAAGGCCGCCAGGCAGGCGCGCGGGCTGACCTTGAAGCAGGTCGCGGAGAAAACGGGCATGGCGCTGTCGACCCTGTCGAAGGTCGAGAACGGCCTGATGTCGCTGACCTACGACAAGCTGCTGCAGCTCACCTCGGGCCTGCAGATGGACATCGCCGAGCTGTTCAGCCCGGCCGCGCCGCGCCCCGAGCCTGGCCGCCCGGTGACCGCCCGCCGCAGCGTCAGCCGCGCCGGCCAGGGCCAGATTGTCAGCACCAAATTCTACACCTACACCTATCAATGTACCGACCTGATCGGAAAGCGCATGGTGCCGATGATCACCGAGGTCCGCGCCCGCACGCTCGACGAGTTCGGCCCCCTGCTCCGCCACAGCGGCGAGGAGTACTTCCTGGTCACCCGCGGCACCATCGCCGTGCACACCGAGTTCTACGCGCCGGAGATCCTGCACGAAGGCGACGGCATCTACCTCGACAGCACCATGGGCCACGCCTACCTCAACGCCGGCGAAGCGGCCTCGGCGCAGGGCGTGTGCCTCTGCACCAGCGAGCAGGCGGATCTGTTCGAGCAGTTGCACCGGATCGCGAAGAGGGATGCGGTGGAGTGA
- a CDS encoding ABC transporter ATP-binding protein, with translation MSTALLQAEGIGRRFGGFTALEDISVSFARGELTSIIGPNGAGKSTFFNILSGTLSPSMGTLRFKGRELNGMPQHRFVHQGISRSYQITNIFPDLSVHENVRVAAQAMRVSYDIWRKRADLVELSERADAALASVGLIGKSGEQAKFLAHGQQRALEIAIALVSEPELLLLDEPTAGMGPEETKAMVALLERLAEKRTVLLVEHKMKMVLGLSQRVLVLHHGRLFADGKPEEIRGNPDVRRVYLGQSEGYG, from the coding sequence ATGAGCACCGCGCTGCTGCAGGCCGAAGGCATCGGCCGCCGCTTCGGCGGCTTCACTGCGCTCGAAGACATCTCGGTGTCGTTCGCCAGGGGCGAACTGACCTCGATCATCGGACCGAACGGCGCCGGCAAGAGCACGTTCTTCAACATCCTTTCCGGCACCTTGTCGCCCAGCATGGGCACGCTGCGCTTCAAGGGGCGTGAGCTCAACGGCATGCCGCAGCACCGCTTCGTGCACCAGGGCATCTCGCGCTCGTACCAGATCACCAACATCTTTCCGGACCTGTCGGTGCATGAGAACGTCCGGGTCGCGGCCCAGGCGATGCGCGTGAGCTACGACATCTGGCGCAAGCGTGCCGATCTCGTCGAGCTGAGTGAGCGCGCGGATGCGGCGCTGGCGTCGGTCGGGTTGATCGGCAAGAGCGGCGAGCAGGCCAAGTTTCTCGCGCACGGCCAGCAGCGCGCGCTGGAGATCGCGATCGCGCTGGTGTCTGAGCCGGAGTTGCTGCTGCTCGACGAGCCCACGGCGGGCATGGGGCCGGAGGAGACCAAGGCGATGGTCGCGCTGCTCGAGCGGCTGGCCGAGAAGCGCACGGTGCTGCTGGTCGAGCACAAGATGAAGATGGTGCTCGGCCTGAGCCAGCGCGTGCTGGTGCTGCATCACGGCCGGCTGTTCGCCGACGGCAAGCCGGAGGAGATCCGCGGCAATCCCGACGTGCGCCGGGTCTATCTGGGACAGAGTGAAGGCTATGGCTGA
- a CDS encoding type II toxin-antitoxin system VapC family toxin, whose amino-acid sequence MAAFNFDAARRWARFDPQRTLPRRRDDQLPFLDDCPIAGQGLLLDTCVYIDQMQNRSPAILDDVIAHRQVNHSTVAVQELMHTVGVLNPSDPRTALVVTVIREQIQAMPPHRIFVPDGDILGRAALLSGILCRLQGYERDSKLRALQDCVLLLQAQKLGLVVLTANVADYDPLLQLVPAARALFYRRRESHRT is encoded by the coding sequence GTGGCGGCGTTCAACTTCGACGCCGCACGACGGTGGGCACGGTTCGATCCCCAACGGACACTGCCCCGCCGGCGCGACGACCAGCTTCCCTTCCTCGACGACTGCCCGATCGCCGGACAAGGACTTCTGCTCGACACCTGTGTCTATATCGACCAGATGCAGAATCGGTCGCCTGCGATCCTCGACGACGTGATCGCGCATCGGCAGGTCAATCATTCGACGGTTGCTGTTCAGGAGCTGATGCACACGGTCGGCGTTCTGAATCCTTCCGACCCGCGCACGGCGCTCGTCGTCACTGTGATCCGAGAACAGATCCAGGCCATGCCGCCGCATCGCATCTTTGTACCCGATGGCGACATTCTCGGACGCGCCGCGCTGTTATCCGGCATTCTTTGTCGCCTTCAGGGCTACGAGAGGGACAGCAAGCTCCGCGCACTCCAAGACTGCGTGTTGTTGCTGCAAGCCCAAAAACTGGGCCTCGTCGTTCTGACCGCAAACGTTGCTGACTACGACCCGCTTTTGCAGCTCGTCCCCGCGGCACGAGCGCTCTTTTATAGGCGACGCGAGTCTCATCGGACCTGA
- a CDS encoding ethanolamine ammonia-lyase subunit EutB, with translation MGFSHTLGGTTYRFDDLRTLLAKATPLRSGDVLAGLAAQDAAERVAARMALADLPLRHFLNEAVIPYESDEVTRLIVDQHDGAAFAAIASLTVGSFREWLLSDATDATMLAAVSLGLTPEMVAAVCKIMRLQDLVTVAAKCEVITRFRCTIGLKGTMSTRLQPNHPLDDPKGVAASILDGLMYGVGDATIGMNPASDDVDTMVRLLDMIETLRLASDAPIQSCVLAHVTTALKAIERRAPVDLVFQSLAGTEEANRGFGITLALLDEALAAANSLQRCPAGGNVMYFETGQGSELSSSGHCGVDQQTLEARCYAVARRYRPLLVNTVVGFIGPEYLYDGKQIIRAGLEDHFCGKLLGLPMGCDVCYTNHAEADQDDMDALLTLLGIAGCTYIMGVPGADDIMLNYQSTSFHDALYVRKVLGKRAAPEFEAWLAATGISDAKGELRFEPERLMPALPLLGAE, from the coding sequence ATGGGCTTTTCACACACGCTGGGCGGCACGACCTATCGCTTCGACGACCTCAGGACCCTGCTGGCGAAGGCGACGCCGCTGCGCTCGGGCGACGTGCTCGCGGGTCTCGCCGCGCAGGATGCGGCCGAGCGCGTCGCGGCGCGGATGGCGCTGGCCGATCTGCCGCTGCGGCATTTCCTGAACGAGGCGGTCATTCCCTACGAGAGCGACGAGGTCACGCGGCTGATCGTCGATCAGCACGACGGCGCTGCATTCGCTGCCATCGCTAGTCTCACAGTCGGCTCGTTCCGCGAATGGCTGCTGTCGGATGCGACCGATGCGACGATGCTGGCAGCGGTGTCGCTGGGCCTGACTCCGGAGATGGTCGCGGCCGTCTGCAAGATCATGCGGCTGCAGGACCTCGTCACCGTCGCCGCGAAATGCGAGGTGATCACGCGCTTCCGCTGCACCATCGGACTGAAGGGAACGATGTCGACGCGGCTGCAGCCCAACCATCCGCTCGACGATCCCAAGGGTGTCGCGGCGTCGATCCTGGACGGGCTAATGTATGGCGTCGGTGATGCGACCATCGGCATGAATCCGGCGAGCGACGACGTCGACACGATGGTGCGGCTGCTCGACATGATCGAGACGTTGCGGCTGGCGTCCGATGCGCCGATCCAGTCCTGCGTGCTGGCCCACGTCACCACCGCGCTGAAGGCGATCGAGCGCCGCGCGCCGGTCGACTTGGTGTTCCAGTCGCTGGCGGGCACGGAGGAAGCCAATCGCGGCTTTGGCATTACGCTGGCGTTGCTCGACGAGGCACTCGCCGCCGCCAACAGTCTTCAGCGCTGCCCCGCTGGCGGCAATGTGATGTATTTCGAGACCGGCCAAGGCAGCGAGCTGTCGTCCTCGGGCCATTGCGGCGTTGATCAGCAGACCCTGGAGGCCCGCTGCTACGCGGTCGCGCGACGCTACCGGCCGCTGCTGGTCAACACGGTCGTCGGCTTCATCGGCCCCGAATATCTCTACGACGGCAAGCAGATCATCCGCGCGGGGCTGGAGGATCATTTCTGCGGCAAGCTGCTGGGACTGCCGATGGGCTGCGACGTCTGCTATACAAATCACGCCGAGGCCGATCAGGATGACATGGATGCACTGCTGACCTTGCTCGGCATCGCCGGCTGCACGTACATCATGGGCGTGCCCGGCGCCGACGACATCATGCTGAACTATCAAAGCACCTCGTTCCACGACGCGCTGTATGTGCGGAAGGTGCTCGGCAAGCGCGCGGCGCCGGAGTTCGAGGCGTGGCTCGCGGCGACCGGCATCAGCGACGCCAAGGGCGAGCTGCGCTTCGAGCCGGAGCGGCTGATGCCGGCACTGCCGCTGCTGGGAGCCGAATGA
- the eutC gene encoding ethanolamine ammonia-lyase subunit EutC, with product MMNGVENKAPATSSADDWTWLSRYTEARIALGRCGPGVPTSAHLGFQAAHAEARDAVLKPFDAEQLAADATARGWPALAVHSRAADRATYLQRPDEGRLLSPASEALLSEPRAPADIVLVVADGLSSRAVQVNALPVLDTLMPLLAATGRRLSPIIIASQGRVALADHVGELFGASASIILIGERPGLSAADSLGLYLTWMPRRGRVDSERNCISNVRHGGLAPDDAAKQSAELIARMFQHQAAGVSLARLPQLPALEDGSS from the coding sequence ATGATGAACGGCGTGGAGAACAAGGCGCCCGCAACCTCATCCGCGGACGACTGGACCTGGCTGTCGCGCTACACCGAGGCCCGCATCGCGCTCGGCCGCTGCGGCCCGGGCGTGCCGACATCGGCGCATCTCGGCTTCCAGGCCGCGCATGCCGAGGCTCGCGACGCCGTGCTGAAGCCGTTCGACGCGGAACAATTGGCCGCTGACGCCACCGCGCGCGGCTGGCCGGCGCTCGCCGTGCACAGCCGCGCCGCCGATCGCGCCACCTATCTGCAGCGACCCGACGAGGGCCGCCTGCTCTCGCCGGCGTCGGAAGCACTGCTGTCCGAGCCGCGCGCGCCGGCCGACATCGTACTTGTGGTGGCTGACGGATTGAGCAGCCGCGCAGTGCAGGTCAACGCCCTGCCCGTGCTGGACACGCTGATGCCGCTGCTTGCGGCAACCGGACGGCGACTGTCGCCGATCATCATTGCGTCGCAGGGACGCGTCGCGCTCGCCGATCACGTCGGCGAACTGTTCGGGGCGTCAGCCTCGATCATCCTGATCGGGGAACGGCCGGGATTGAGCGCGGCGGATTCACTCGGCCTTTACCTGACCTGGATGCCGCGCCGCGGCCGCGTCGATAGCGAGCGCAACTGCATCTCCAATGTCCGCCACGGCGGTCTCGCGCCGGACGACGCGGCGAAGCAGAGCGCGGAGCTGATCGCGCGGATGTTCCAGCACCAGGCGGCAGGTGTCAGCCTCGCACGGCTGCCACAACTGCCAGCACTGGAGGATGGCAGCTCCTGA
- a CDS encoding amidase, producing the protein MTALCDQTANELVKLLKFKAISPVALLDSCLERIGAVNPAVNAVVTLDEPGARAAARRAESELLRGEDKGPLHGLPVLIKDTQDTAGMRSTYGSPILAGNIPAIDQASVARLRAAGAIIFGKTNTPEWAAGGNTRNPVFGATGNPFDTLRSAAGSSGGSAAALACGMAPLASGSDTGGSLRNPAGFCGIVGFRPSYGLVASEKRAHGWSCLSTDGPMARDVADTALMLSVMASDDVRDPLAYTLPGEAVRGQPARWAVPPQVELRKLRLAFTEDFNFAPTEQLIRRAFRARVSRIAPLFAEAAEAAPDCSGADETFAVLRASLFLTQHGKNYRERPEMIGPNVRANVEEGLSYSLADFSRAAANQTRIYRAYQSFFAKHDVLISPTITLSPRPWSELYPAEIDGAPTKSYFHWLALAYAVTLAGHPALSLPLGVDNNGLPFGLQIVGPRGGDALVLGVAAALEQAFAGDAELRRPQPDLTRLAALPPLSQTPGFMAWD; encoded by the coding sequence GTGACGGCCCTCTGCGATCAAACTGCCAATGAGCTGGTCAAGCTCCTGAAATTCAAGGCGATCTCGCCAGTCGCGCTGCTCGATTCGTGCCTGGAGCGGATCGGCGCGGTCAATCCGGCGGTCAACGCGGTGGTGACCTTGGACGAGCCGGGAGCGCGGGCGGCGGCCCGGCGCGCCGAGTCGGAGCTTCTCCGCGGCGAGGACAAGGGTCCGCTGCACGGCCTGCCGGTGCTGATCAAGGACACCCAGGACACCGCCGGGATGCGCTCGACCTATGGCAGCCCGATCCTGGCCGGCAACATTCCGGCGATCGACCAGGCGTCGGTGGCGCGGCTGCGCGCGGCCGGCGCGATCATCTTCGGAAAGACCAACACGCCGGAATGGGCGGCCGGCGGCAATACCCGCAATCCCGTGTTCGGCGCCACCGGCAATCCGTTCGACACGCTGCGCTCGGCGGCCGGCTCCTCCGGCGGCTCGGCGGCGGCGCTGGCCTGCGGCATGGCGCCGCTCGCCTCGGGCTCGGACACCGGCGGCTCCTTGCGCAATCCGGCCGGCTTCTGCGGCATCGTCGGTTTCAGGCCGTCCTATGGGCTCGTCGCGAGCGAGAAGCGCGCGCATGGCTGGTCGTGCCTGTCGACCGACGGGCCGATGGCGCGCGACGTCGCCGACACCGCGCTGATGCTGTCGGTGATGGCAAGCGACGATGTGCGCGATCCGCTCGCCTATACGCTGCCGGGCGAAGCGGTGCGCGGACAGCCTGCGCGCTGGGCCGTGCCGCCGCAGGTGGAGTTGCGCAAGCTCAGGCTCGCCTTCACCGAGGATTTTAATTTCGCGCCGACCGAGCAACTGATCCGCCGCGCCTTTCGCGCCCGCGTGTCGCGCATCGCGCCGCTGTTTGCCGAGGCCGCCGAGGCCGCGCCGGATTGCAGCGGCGCCGACGAGACCTTCGCGGTGCTGCGCGCGTCGCTGTTCCTCACCCAGCACGGCAAGAACTATCGCGAGCGGCCCGAGATGATCGGGCCGAACGTGCGCGCCAATGTCGAGGAGGGGCTGTCCTACAGCCTCGCGGATTTTTCGCGCGCCGCGGCCAACCAGACCCGGATCTATCGCGCCTATCAGAGTTTCTTCGCGAAGCACGACGTGCTGATCAGTCCGACCATCACGCTGAGCCCGCGGCCCTGGTCGGAGCTGTATCCGGCCGAGATCGACGGCGCGCCGACCAAGTCCTACTTCCACTGGCTGGCGCTGGCCTATGCGGTGACGCTCGCGGGGCATCCCGCGCTCAGCCTGCCGCTCGGCGTCGACAACAACGGGCTGCCGTTCGGGCTGCAGATCGTGGGCCCCCGCGGCGGCGATGCGCTGGTGCTCGGCGTGGCCGCGGCGCTGGAGCAGGCGTTCGCCGGCGATGCCGAGCTGCGCCGTCCGCAGCCGGATCTGACCAGGCTCGCCGCGTTGCCGCCGCTGTCGCAGACGCCCGGCTTCATGGCCTGGGATTGA
- a CDS encoding NAD-dependent epimerase/dehydratase family protein produces MSDTTSTTPTALVLGLTGAIGGAIAASLARRGFAIRALTRRPAADRPSLAFPVDWRDGDARDAASVRAAAEGASLIVHGVNPPGYARWREEALPMLANTIAAAKAVGATILFPGNVYVYSSASPAVVSESTPRRPTTRKGRVRLEMEEMLEQAARDHGVRVIALRAGDFFGPGVTNSWFAQALAKGGMAATSVQRLTRPGIGHAWAYVPDLAETFARLVDIRAELPAYTMLNFAGHYDATGHDMTDAVRRVLGRPDLPVKPFPWIILWLAAPFVGFMREALEMRWLWTQSLALNNDRLVGLLAAEPHTALDEAVRAALRGLDELIVPRHGPSHDAQVR; encoded by the coding sequence ATGTCCGACACCACATCGACCACCCCGACCGCCTTGGTTCTCGGCCTGACCGGCGCGATCGGCGGCGCCATCGCGGCGAGCCTGGCGCGGCGCGGCTTCGCCATCCGCGCGCTGACCCGCCGCCCGGCCGCAGACCGGCCGTCGCTCGCCTTTCCCGTCGACTGGCGTGACGGCGATGCGCGCGACGCAGCCTCCGTGCGCGCGGCCGCCGAGGGGGCCAGCCTGATCGTCCACGGCGTCAATCCGCCCGGCTATGCGCGCTGGCGCGAGGAGGCGCTGCCGATGCTCGCCAACACCATTGCGGCGGCGAAAGCCGTCGGCGCGACAATCCTGTTTCCGGGCAATGTCTACGTCTACTCGTCAGCATCGCCGGCGGTTGTCAGCGAGTCTACGCCGCGCCGGCCGACGACGCGCAAGGGCCGGGTGCGGCTGGAGATGGAGGAGATGCTGGAGCAGGCGGCGCGCGACCACGGCGTCCGCGTCATCGCCCTCAGGGCCGGCGACTTCTTCGGCCCCGGCGTGACGAATTCCTGGTTCGCGCAGGCGCTGGCGAAGGGCGGCATGGCCGCGACATCCGTTCAGCGCCTGACACGACCCGGCATCGGGCATGCCTGGGCCTATGTGCCGGATCTCGCCGAGACGTTTGCGCGGCTCGTCGACATCCGCGCGGAGCTGCCAGCCTACACGATGCTGAATTTCGCCGGCCACTACGATGCGACGGGCCACGACATGACGGATGCGGTGCGACGTGTCCTCGGCCGGCCTGATCTGCCGGTGAAGCCGTTCCCCTGGATCATCCTCTGGCTCGCCGCGCCATTCGTCGGCTTCATGCGCGAGGCGCTTGAGATGAGGTGGCTGTGGACGCAGAGCCTCGCGCTAAACAATGACCGGCTGGTCGGGTTGCTCGCGGCAGAGCCGCATACGGCACTGGATGAGGCGGTGAGGGCGGCGCTGAGAGGACTGGATGAACTCATCGTTCCCAGACACGGACCAAGCCATGATGCTCAGGTCCGATGA
- a CDS encoding ABC transporter ATP-binding protein, giving the protein MAETALLELDRVQAWYGASHVLHGISLRVNEGEVVALVGRNGAGKTTTLRTVMGLMPKAEGRIRFAGQDLLPLPAHRRFHLGLAYVPEERRIVPGLSVRENLRLGLVAAKAELDERAAIAEIAETFPRLRERLDQEGVTLSGGEQQMLAIARALIARPRMVLLDEPSEGIMPVLVEEMGVLFRRLRDQGKTLLLVEQNVEWALRLADRAVIIDQGEVVHESSAAALLADKDIQDRYCAV; this is encoded by the coding sequence ATGGCTGAGACCGCGTTGCTCGAGCTCGATCGTGTCCAGGCCTGGTACGGCGCCAGCCACGTGCTCCACGGCATCTCGCTGCGCGTGAACGAGGGCGAGGTGGTCGCGCTGGTCGGCCGCAATGGCGCCGGCAAGACCACGACGCTGCGCACCGTGATGGGACTGATGCCCAAGGCCGAAGGCCGCATCCGCTTCGCTGGTCAGGACCTGCTGCCGTTGCCGGCGCATCGTCGCTTCCATCTCGGCCTCGCTTATGTGCCGGAGGAGCGGCGCATCGTGCCCGGCCTGTCGGTGCGCGAGAATTTGCGGCTCGGCCTCGTGGCGGCCAAGGCCGAGCTCGACGAGCGCGCGGCGATCGCCGAGATCGCCGAGACCTTTCCGCGGCTGCGCGAGCGGCTCGACCAGGAGGGCGTGACGCTCTCGGGCGGCGAGCAGCAGATGCTGGCGATCGCGCGCGCCCTGATCGCGCGGCCGCGCATGGTGCTGCTCGACGAGCCGTCGGAGGGTATCATGCCGGTGCTGGTGGAGGAGATGGGCGTGCTGTTCCGGCGGCTGCGCGACCAGGGCAAGACGCTGCTGCTGGTCGAGCAGAATGTCGAATGGGCGCTGCGGCTTGCCGATCGCGCCGTGATCATCGACCAGGGCGAGGTCGTGCATGAGAGCAGCGCGGCGGCGCTGCTCGCCGACAAGGACATCCAGGACCGCTATTGCGCGGTGTGA
- a CDS encoding LysR family transcriptional regulator — MHEISDWSLLRSFLAVVRRGSLSAAARATGLTQPTVGRHIDELEAGLGVALFTRSQAGLLPTESATALLPHAEAMEAAFAALVRTAKTGGDAQQPRGVVRISASEIVGTFVLPPILAGIRHRFPEIVIELVLNNRTDDLLRRDADIAVRMIRPKQDGLVARRIGSVPLGLYAHRDYVARFGLPDTIEQLGAHHIIGFDRDDHSARSVASSQLPISRELFSYRTDSDVAQVTAIEAGLGIGGMQKAMARRNPALLPVLAGQIAFELDCWLAVHEDQKDSPPIRVMVDGLAEGLARWVSEGSR, encoded by the coding sequence ATGCACGAGATCTCCGACTGGAGCCTGTTGCGCTCCTTCCTGGCCGTGGTCCGGCGCGGCAGCCTGTCCGCCGCGGCGCGCGCGACCGGGCTGACGCAGCCGACGGTCGGCCGTCACATCGACGAGCTGGAAGCCGGCCTCGGCGTCGCCCTGTTCACCCGCTCGCAGGCCGGCCTGCTGCCGACCGAGTCGGCCACGGCGCTGCTGCCGCATGCCGAGGCGATGGAAGCGGCGTTCGCCGCGCTGGTCCGGACCGCAAAAACCGGCGGCGATGCGCAACAGCCGCGCGGCGTGGTCAGGATCTCGGCGAGCGAGATCGTCGGCACCTTCGTGCTGCCGCCGATCCTCGCCGGCATCCGCCACCGCTTTCCCGAGATCGTCATCGAGCTCGTGCTCAACAACCGCACCGACGACCTGCTGCGGCGCGACGCCGACATCGCGGTGCGGATGATCCGGCCCAAGCAGGACGGCCTCGTCGCCCGCCGCATCGGCAGCGTTCCGCTCGGCCTGTATGCCCATCGCGACTACGTCGCCCGCTTCGGCCTGCCCGACACGATCGAACAGCTCGGCGCGCACCACATCATCGGCTTCGACCGCGACGATCATTCCGCGCGCTCGGTCGCGAGCTCACAGCTGCCGATCTCGCGCGAGCTCTTCTCCTATCGCACCGACTCCGACGTCGCCCAGGTGACCGCGATCGAAGCCGGCCTAGGCATCGGCGGCATGCAGAAAGCCATGGCGAGGCGCAATCCCGCGCTGCTCCCGGTGCTCGCCGGCCAGATCGCCTTTGAGCTCGATTGCTGGCTCGCCGTGCACGAGGACCAGAAGGACTCCCCGCCGATCCGCGTGATGGTCGATGGACTGGCCGAGGGGCTGGCGCGATGGGTCAGCGAGGGCAGCCGGTGA
- a CDS encoding branched-chain amino acid ABC transporter permease produces MRVQSTGEAPSLSQSQRLFAVLSDHRVLVSLVALALLPWLLPSKALAVNVLIYGVVVMGYNLLFGYTGLLSFGHAAFSGAGAYLTGIAIGRWGLPWFAAVPLAIAASTALAALIGTISTRTRGIYFSMVTLALAQLVYYVALQASSLTGGENGLRGFTVDRINLFGLPINFLDPVNKYYLLMAFAALALWVQSRILNSPFGAVIEAIRENEQRARACGYDVERCKLIVFMLSGAISAVGGCMSALHLSIVPLDSLHYQTSGMIVMMVLLGGARSFFGPFIGAATFLILEDVVSLWTPHWQIVVGAIFVVFVLFLPKGIWGTLLDVLPFARERR; encoded by the coding sequence ATGAGGGTGCAGTCGACCGGCGAAGCGCCGTCGCTCTCCCAAAGCCAACGCCTGTTTGCGGTCCTGTCGGATCACCGCGTGCTGGTGTCGCTCGTCGCGCTCGCGCTGCTGCCCTGGTTGCTGCCGTCGAAGGCGCTGGCCGTCAACGTCCTGATCTACGGCGTCGTGGTGATGGGCTACAATCTCCTGTTCGGCTACACCGGGCTCTTGTCGTTCGGCCACGCCGCCTTCTCCGGCGCCGGCGCCTATCTGACCGGGATCGCCATAGGCCGCTGGGGTCTGCCATGGTTCGCCGCGGTGCCGCTCGCGATCGCCGCGAGCACCGCGCTGGCCGCCCTCATCGGCACGATCTCGACACGCACCCGCGGCATCTACTTTTCCATGGTCACGCTCGCGCTCGCGCAGCTGGTCTATTACGTCGCATTGCAGGCCTCGTCCCTCACCGGCGGCGAGAACGGGCTGCGCGGCTTCACCGTCGACCGCATCAATCTGTTCGGGCTGCCGATCAACTTCCTCGATCCGGTCAACAAATACTACCTCTTGATGGCCTTCGCGGCGCTGGCGCTCTGGGTACAGTCGCGTATCCTCAATTCGCCGTTCGGCGCGGTCATCGAGGCGATCCGCGAGAACGAGCAGCGCGCGCGGGCCTGCGGCTACGACGTCGAGCGCTGCAAGCTGATCGTGTTCATGCTGTCGGGTGCGATCTCCGCGGTCGGCGGCTGCATGTCGGCGCTGCATCTGTCGATCGTGCCGCTCGATTCCCTGCATTACCAGACCTCGGGCATGATCGTGATGATGGTGCTGCTCGGCGGCGCCCGGAGCTTCTTCGGACCGTTCATCGGGGCGGCCACCTTCCTGATCCTGGAGGATGTCGTCTCGCTGTGGACGCCGCATTGGCAGATCGTCGTCGGCGCGATCTTCGTCGTATTCGTGCTGTTCCTGCCGAAGGGCATCTGGGGCACGCTGCTCGACGTGCTGCCGTTTGCACGGGAGCGGCGATGA
- a CDS encoding RidA family protein, whose amino-acid sequence MSDANSWPFSLVRRAGGLVFLSGEVPVADDGSIPEGITAQTDLVFKLISETLAGEGLSLDDVVSCMVHLADKADFADYNAAYRKHFKDPLPVRTTVQAQMIADVKLEVTVVAAARA is encoded by the coding sequence ATGTCCGACGCAAACTCATGGCCGTTCTCGCTGGTGCGCCGCGCCGGCGGTCTCGTGTTCCTGTCGGGCGAAGTGCCGGTCGCCGATGACGGCAGCATTCCCGAGGGCATCACGGCGCAGACCGATCTGGTGTTCAAGCTGATCTCGGAGACGCTGGCCGGCGAAGGGCTTTCGCTCGACGACGTCGTGTCTTGCATGGTGCATCTCGCCGACAAGGCCGATTTCGCCGACTACAACGCGGCCTATCGCAAGCATTTCAAGGATCCGCTGCCGGTGCGCACCACGGTGCAGGCGCAGATGATCGCGGATGTGAAGCTCGAGGTCACCGTCGTCGCGGCGGCGCGGGCCTGA